The sequence below is a genomic window from Mytilus edulis chromosome 2, xbMytEdul2.2, whole genome shotgun sequence.
CAACTAGTTGCAATGTGAGAATGTTTTCAGGATTAATTGACCATAAATAAGTTACAATCTAAAACTAATGGTGGGATATTTGAATTTCTTTTGCAATTTCTTTATATTCGAATGCATTATGCGATGTTGAGTATTAACATTTACACAACATTCACTATTGTCTGAGTTTGACTTACTTGCAATGCAAATACTAGTAGGCCAATCACTGGTCTATACAAACATGAAAACAATTTTTAGTAACAATAAACCAACTTCACTTGTATACGGGCTTTACATTTCCAAACTCATTACAAATGTAAATATTCAAGAGCTTGCTGCTGCTACTCAGAGGTTGTAAAATGTCACCAGTGTTTGAGCAGAAAATTGATCAACCAGGGTTATGTCAGAGAAcatcttttcttaaaaaaagtttTCTTGGAAGATACAAAAACCTTGTTGATatatattccgtatcaacttcaaaaACAATACACTATGGTCTTAAAGGATAATTTTAAGTTACTGACGTTGATTTTCATCATAGTTATAAATGTGTTATTGTGttctttatttgtctttataaattattacttttactgtctTTTTTGGTTATATCAATTTGACATGGCTCGGTACTGATACAATTGTGCTacgtttatattattttattattatatttttaaatatatatatacttgtttattCAAAAAAATTCCTGTTTACAAATTCCTAATTTTTATATTGTTGTCATGATCTGTCtataagccattttgtttttcgttgttgACATATGTgtttgcttatatatatatatatatatatatatatatatatatatatatatatatatatatatatgttgtgtacaagttgtaatgttatacaaattataatttgtacagattttttgtacaagttatcagtgttttatgaactGCTTAACACAAATGGATGATGCACGCACACAGCCTTTTGTTTCgtatatttctgtcatattttcacaactacATGATACAATCTAGTAttgagcattgatacaaaaaacattataagaccacAAATAGACTTTTTATGGATATGAATATGGCAtcaggagaaaaataaaattagattttaaaccattcaggtatcctcacTTACATTTTGAGGACAAGGAGAGTAGCCctaaatgttaggttgaagtatatTAATTTGAGTTTAAAACATTGAACTAGTCCATTTCAGAAGATAAACCTGTATCACCTGGTGCAAGAAGAtgtgtgtcaaaaaacttataacttgtacaaaaaccctgtacaaattataatttgtacaaacttacatcttgtacacaacatatatatatatacaactcgtctaaacatcatatatatatatagtgattaagatatAATAACACAAAGTTGACTTCTGTATTTTGaaatgtttacctattatgtatgtttatttttttcaaacgttgttgttaatataatgaaattttatacgactgtcatacaagtgagaggttaatttagctataaaatcaggtgtAATCCACCCTTATCTACaaaagaaaatacctgtaccaagtcaggaatattacagttgctTTCAATTCGTTTGATTTTATTGAGCTTTTAAATTTGCTATTTAaatagggactttctgttttaaattttctcgGAGTTtggtacttttgtgattttacttttatgcAGAAAAAGTGctcatatttatttcatttaaagggacactagctgttAAATTCATAAGTGGATGTATGCAATTCGCGTATATGAAAGATTAGCGTAAAGTTCGGAGTAATTCAAGGTCTCGAGATCCATGACTTAATATTGTGTTTATTGCAACTAAAACGTTACTACAGCCACAGTCTGAGGCGAGTGAGATTGGATAAACAAATACCGTTGTTTGTGTAAACACTTGCACTTGCTTTAAAATATTCTCTGGAAGCGAAAACTTTGTTTCTATTGATGTTCGAATACTGCATAAAGTTTTTAGATTGGCACGTCTATACTGCAACGATTTCCTGTTTAATTATAGATATAGTCCCTCAACAAAATAAAGCTCCAGTACTTTATATTaatataagttttaaaaagtagAAATATATTGACGGAAGTATGCTCACAATTAATCCTTTCACAGTCGTTTCCATTATAATAGTACTTGTAATTGAAAAGACAAGTTTCTTAACTATTTGGTATATACGTTTGTATTAACAGTTagcaattaaaatattttgttcacGAGTTCAGTGCATTTTAATCGTCATTACTTACAACTTAGTTGATTCCAACAAACCtttaaatacagtaacaggttgAATAACTTCAAAAATACTAGTCACCCTAATATAGTTTGACACGTTAATGAAATCTTCCAGTTGGATCATTTATCATGCTTGAATTTTGATGATCCCCTCTGTGATAGTTAACTTTAATTTCCAAAGCAATAAGCAGAAGCAGGCTTTAAATGGTGCATCGCAGATGTGTTGTGTCAACGTGGTTATTAGATTAAAATTGGTTATGAAATACTTCACCATGAAAAGTACACATTGAAAACTGAAAAAGCTGCAAGGTTAATTTGAGTAATTTTCTTAAGAAGTTGTTAATCAAATTACTTTAGTTCGCTTATGGGAAAACAAAATAGTTGATTTAATTTGCAGAATTGAGCACAGCAAAAGCAATTTCAGTATAAACACAACACGTTAAGTGAATTGATCCGTTTATATTCATACATCACCGGATTTTATCAGCAAAGATTTTACCAACGCTTCCAAACATGGAATGTTCAATGTTAAACGATAAAATCTTATAACAAAAATTATACGGAAAACTTAATGCTTGCAagaatttgcatattttgtaactTCATTTCCATACTACATAAAGTTTTGTCTTTTATGAACTTTCTTTAGAAAACATTGTTTTCTTCTCATCATATCATTGGCTTATAATGCAGTTTTTTGAAGGCTTCATGTATCATAGAATTAAGAAGATACCTTTAGGGTCACCGTAAATCTCAAGATGAAGAACCTTCTGAATTTGGGCTGTAATTCGGGAGGTCTCGCATGAAATATGGTCTCTAGTTCATAAGTAGTACTCGTTTTTATTCTTGAAAAGAAAAAATCCAAAGATAATTCATACTCGCTTATACAGGTCAAAAAGTTTCACACAATATCCACTCACAGGTAGaggcaatatataaaaaaaaatatgtgagtCATTTATTTAAGATTTGACTAGGTCCACCTATTGAAGCAATGTAGGATTGCGACAATTCTATTCATCAAGTATGGAATTGTATGTGTAtgatatagggttattgcatgaatattggggaatattgtcccgagtagaatgttatattgcacgagcttgcgagtgcaatatatgttctacgagggcaatattccccaatattcatgcaataacccttttattgtatagcaatataatatttgaaagtaaaattggtttaaactaaaaaaaatcgtTGATGACGttatgaattttgaagatttattgcgctagtgcaatattggaatttatcatatgtttagtagtaaatacagtagttttgcatatttgataaatagcctgctgtttaatccatatcgcgcaactttgatgcgcactcTTTAttgcataccctttatcacacccctaccctttatcgcatactcTTTATCAcaccccttctttttttttttttttttttttttttaacataacgtcagtttttgttgttgttttttttgcttaagaaaaattttcctcaaaataggtaaattttatgaatgacgtcattgtttggtatgcgacgtcacgaacgtcaagttttcatattgtatgtgacgtcacgaacgtcaagttttcatattttttggcacactaaatgcaactataaaaaatacaaaacacataaataaatacaataataaacaaaatatttttaaaacaacagcacgcaaattgtaaggcaacccaggtgcttcggataagtaattgagcagttctgtAAAGGccttttaaacaaacaaaagtagaactgaaggtaacccagtgctatggatcagaaaacagttcatattatataatactcttctgttgaaatatatgataaagcgtataatacatggcaaaatccgtatcacatgccggatcaccctcgaccaatatcatccctcgggcctaaaggtccttgggctgatattgatgtctcgggatgatacgacatatgatacggattttgccatgtattattctctatttattgcacgctaactgttggttactttctgtgggaaatattatattgctatacaataatgaCAAATACTGAAACAGACATACCAATATTCTACATACGTAATTATTGAGAATATTACAATCATGACAGAAACATTCAAGAGTAAAATTGACTGCTCTTTGTTTATCTAGTATTGAATTGTTTATCTTTCATAAATATTCAATGCGAAATCATTATTATGAGATTTAAAAGCACAACTGGAAGCAATGACTACcacatgaaacaaaaatattgaaaaatcttGTTAAAAAGGGGGAAACACATGACATATCCTTTTCAACTATCAGACCAAGAGTTGAACTTAATAATTGTGTCAATCTCGAAACATATAATTGTGTACATTATAAGTCTACCTTTACATCATAAAGGATACATCTTTATAGTTGTATCAACTAAGTAGAGCTAAATGGTTTGAAGAAGTCTACATAGTCATAAATGTCTGTACTCCATTTTTGATCCCTATATATTGTTAATTTGAGttgtttgtaatgttttttctCATTCTAAAACTTCACTGAAATAAAGTCTAACACCTGAATCTTCTCGAGAACTCCTTAATTATTCaggtttttttctctatttttcaaAGTGATCGAAACATTTTTTAATCTTCTACTAGTTAATCAGTGCTTAATAGTATTGTCTTACACTTAAGGGATATAATTTGATTTGTTCTTCAACAAAATCTATCAGCACCAACCATACCAACTAACTTCGGCTAGACATGCAATAAAAGAGGTCATTTCTTATTAATAAACGCAATTCAGAATAGACGCAATCTGAATTACTTTTGATTATTATAACTACTTAATCTTTCTGCTGACAAAtaagtattttatttatatttgttaaagtatttttgataaaattgtctTTGAACAGTTGTTTTGTTTGATTAACGTCAAATAACCGATTTTGATGGCACATTAGGGACGGAACAAATAAATGAGGAGTCAAATCTATAAATATGTAGACTTACGAAATAGAAGGATCAGTTTGACAATTCCAGAAGACCTTTCCTTTTACTGACGCATTAAGGTTCACGGGGTATATAATTAGAAAAGAACTTAAGGTCGCAATGTCGACTTACTTAAAAGATCGACAAAATGTAGATATTTGTAACCAATAGTTGGATACTTCTGAAGACCCTGTTATGGCATTGAACATAATACAATGCGAGTCTGCCAAACCcgatatttattttgaatacagcTTCAGTTTTATACTGCTACAGGTTTATCTCATTAGTAGTAAATCTGTCTGCATTTCATGTGTAGATGAAAACATATGAACTACAAAATACAAACCAACGAAAACACCCTTAAGTtacttcttttgttttgttttattaaaatgcaCACTCCTTTATCTTGGGAATTCATATTGCTAATCTATACTAAAACTTCAAAGGATAAATtgtaaaaggaaaaaaagactgTGAAGTGTTCATTTGTAGAGTTTGATTTTGTAACCTGAAGGCGTAAAGACCACTTTAATCTTCACCGAGAACTTTAATTAACGTACATTACATGATTGTTGATCTCCAGATTTGTCATCATCATGCTAATTTTGTGATTTGCGTTTATAGCACGTGTTAAATTTTAATTGTACCAGGAATTTCATAGAAATTGTCTACTTGATGGTCCTTCTATTTTGCACTTTCGGAAATGAacaggtttttattataataaaggAACTAGAGAAATTTTGAAGCGTTGAAATATGAAGGGTCGGTAACGACTAGTTCGACTAAGACATGtgaattaaatattcaaatcctaatggttttcctgtttaatttcTAACAAAAGGCTGAAGTTTGAGGGTTACATGAATCCAGACGTTAACAGATGttcatttaaaaacatttgaaattcataCATTTGTTCTCTATCAATCATTGGTCGAGAATTTACTTCACAAGTTTACCTAATTAATGAAGCAGAAATTTCCCTCTTAAATCCCAAATTCAGCATGtgtttatttacaaactgataTAGTGTAAACAAAAGGAAGGCGGTATAAAAGTAACAATATCATATTTCCTTTATTGTAGAATGGAGATCAACATGATGACTGTTACATACTGTTTGTTGGCCTTTGTAACACTTATATCAACAGTTTGTTCAATACCCATCGACACACAGGAAGCTACTGATATGGTAAGTCACAGGCTTTCATTTTCTTATCTAACAAGCAGGACTCTATTGATATGGTATGTCTCATGCTTTCGTCATACTTTCTTACACACAGAAAGCTGCTGATATGGTAAGGCACATGCTTCCATCTTCATATCTGGCACACATAAAGCTAATGATATGGTAAGTCACAGGCTTTTGTCTTGGTATTTGACACACAGAAAGCTACTTATATGATATGGTAAGGCACATGCTTTCATCCTCATATTTGACACGCAGAAAGCTACTGATATGGTAAGGCTCATGCATTTGTCTTCGTATCTGACACACAGACAGCGACTGATATGGTAAGTCACAGGCATTCATCTTCCTATCTGACACACAGTAAGCTACTGATATGGTAAGTCACAGGCTTTTGTCTTCGTGTCTGACACACAGGAAGATACTGACATGGTAAGTATCATGCTTTTGTCCTCCTTTCTGATACTCAGTAAGCTACTTATGTGGTAAGTGACAGGCTTTCATCTTCCTATCTGACACACAGAAAGATATTGATATGGTAAGTCACATGCTTTTGTCTTTGTATCTGACACACAGAAAGCTACTGATATGGTAATTCACAGGCTTTTGTCGTCGTGTCTGACACACAGAAAGCTACTGATATGGTAAGTCACAGACTTTTTACTTCGTGTCTGACACACAGAAAGCTACTGACATGGTAAGTCACAGGCTTCAATCTTCCTATCTGACACAGAGGAAGCTACTATTATGTTAAGTCACAGGCTTTTGTCTTCGTATCTGACCCCGAGAGAGCTACTGATATGGTAAGTCTCAGGCCTTAGTCTTTGTATCTGTGTCACAAGACACAGAGGAACCTTCTGATTTGGTTATTTACAGGCTTTCATCTTAGTTTCTGTTTGCAGGACACAGGAATCTTCTAATTTGATTTATCTCAGGCTTTAGTCTTTATATCTACTTCACAGGACACAGGAACCTTCTGATTTGGTTAATCACAGGCTTTCATTGTCGAATCTGTTTCACAGGACACAGAAACCTTCTGATTTGGTTAGTCACAGGCCTTTGTCCTCCTACATAATCTGTGACTTGTGTGTAAACCTGTTTTGTCCTTATTAAAGAAAAGCTCCAACATGTATAAACCTACGAGAATGAATTTTgcgttttttaatttttaagacaTCGGATTGCTCAAATTGAAAGACATATAATTTCGATTGTTGGTGTTGATCTTTAATTTGGAGGTTTTCTCttagagattaaaaaaaaacacagcaatATGTTCGTACGTGTCATTTGATTTCTTGTgtagagttgttttattggcaatcatatcacatcttctttttttatatttaagggataactgtattgtatttgaagctttaaggacgtccatcggtagttttactgtcgcaaatttagcaAACAGGTATTTGGACAGTAAAACTACTAATGGACGTCTGcgaagcttcaaatacaatacagttatctctattctaatgcaaaacaaattcataattaaatttcaatcattatttcagtgtaaaatcttcattaaagtaaattccgcgaaaagatgttatcttttATGGTCCATACACTAGgagacgtcataggtatgcttccggcgtcaaacataaacactgggcgttttctggcttctgtgccgcttcagaatgtaataaatttgataaaaagaagatttttaagtgcaacatgtgagttttttcgctcattattgtagaaattacatgtcaatacattcagcaattcaaaatgtcggcttccatagttacagacaaggagatagaaaATTTTACGCTTActatcatccaatcagaaccatttattcaaaataattgcattagaaattTGTGTTTATTTGCATATACATGGTCGATTTGTCGTAATTTTCATTTGCCGGGTTCGTGATGAGTAAACAGATGTAATTGTACTTGCAACATCGTTACATATTGATTAACCAAGGCTAGTGGAGTAAAAGAGTACCTCAATCATACTTAATATTAAAGAgcgatttcattttttttggggggggggggggggggggcaaaagtaAAGGCATTATGAACAGCGTAAAGTTTCTTTAATAAGTAAGATTATGTTGAATGTATTATTATCATAGGACTCCAGAATAAAGTCGGTTCTTTTCGCCTCAAGAGATGTCTCTCCACGTTTCTTTTTCGTGATGTGTTTGTTTACCTTTTTAGACCATATGATAATTTATAGATGTATATTTTTATTGAGTGGTGCTGTTTGATTAGTTTATCTTAGTCATAGTTATCTTAGAATAAAAATCTAAAACCATAAATATATTAGAATATATATTGGAATAACGtgctttcctttttttttttttagcatttagAAGAAAAAAGGCCGAAATACATGGATACAAGAGATCTTGACTTCTTCAAAGAATTGGTATACGTATCTTTACAAAAAGTGAGTTGATTAAAATCTCGTAAAAATACAGATGTTTGGCTTATACCCTTAAATTGGCTAAGTCTCTGAGTTGCCGAAATCTGGAAGAATTGACAAACTGAATTTTAAGATGCCGATGGCGTTgtcaatatatttttcgattatgagtttgaatgtccctctggtatcattccTCCCTCTTTTAACGTAAATAGCCTCAAAACGATTGGTTGTGTAATAAGACATCTAACACAAACAAACAGTGCATTCGCAAGGGCTTTTTCATTCAGACGAGTCTGGTTTCCCACGCATTTATAATTTACTCCAAATCAGTCAGACGGGACTGCATATTTATACATTCTGCATAGTATACGAGGTTTATTTGAAAATGGGATTATATCTCTTGTCAAAAACCCGTAAACTCATTATTAGCCTCTACTGCTATAACAGTTGCTGATCAAAAATAGTTTAGTTAGCTCAGTACAGTGACAACAGTATAATACAAATCATAATCAATCAGCATAACGGTGAGCTATTCCAGTTCCCTGGATGAACTAGTGCAAATGCAATTAATTCAACGGTATGGTTTTCCCTTGTGCAATAGATATTTATTTAACATATATGTAAACAATTTTATAGACTTACTATAAAGATGTGGTGACACATCTGATAATGTCCACTTACAGATTTGATTGCTTTTTAAAAGTatgttcagtttatttttcatatatatcatAAGAACGTGCTAATTAACAAGCTACTATGCAGTCCTGATGAAGACTCGTTATCCTTTCCGAACAAATTAGTCTCACTTGAATCGACTAGTACTTATCTGCTCCAACTCACAAGTTCCGCGGAGAACTAGCAATTACCAATTTTTAAGTTAACGGTAAGAACCAACTGGTAATCGACCCTAGTAAGACCTCCGACACTCTAATATCTTGCATTAATCTATACGTTAAGTTTTCACAAATTTTGTTAGAAGTAGTATGTAGAAGAGAGACgagagataccaaagggacattcaaactcttgACTCATAGAAACGGATATCTACAATTGAGAAAACACTGTCAATAGTTTCAATAGAGTTTCTATGCACAACACTATCATAAATGGTCCGAGGCAGCAGTACATGTATCCTTTATGTTGTACATGGTTAAAAGGAAATTTTGGGGATTGACgtcaatatatgaataaaaaaatatcattgatgtGAGGTGCATctttaaatggaaataaaagaAGACGATATAATATATCACTAAAACAGAAAAAGTACCAAAATGAAAGGACAGCTGTGTCTAGTGCCCACAAACGATCTGCATAATGTTTTTGGTATATCAAGTACAATAGAATAACTTTTAAGAAACCcaacatttttaatttgataaatcaaGTTCCTGCGAGAAAAAAGTATGATATATATACGCATTTTATTTGCATGTACTTTACAAAATTATGGCTACATGAAAATGTTGGCAGTGTAATGGAATGAACTCTTATGTGATCCTCTATGGAAAAGTATATAAGAGATCAGATAATTCTTTCAAAGACTATTACCGATgatcaaaatataaatttgttacTTCTGATACCGTTCGAACACCAACTTCTGCTATTTGAGTGTCACATGACAATTAATTTAATATTGATTGGAGGAGATGACAGTATGGAAATGTCTTAATGTTTTAGTTTGTGTTTGA
It includes:
- the LOC139513532 gene encoding uncharacterized protein; the encoded protein is MEINMMTVTYCLLAFVTLISTVCSIPIDTQEATDMHLEEKRPKYMDTRDLDFFKELVYVSLQKLEKEGKINKYVLEKESIEDETDNEENTGTVDKRNRHLRLCLRRNGSSYIPYPCWRRG